One window of Novipirellula aureliae genomic DNA carries:
- the coaE gene encoding dephospho-CoA kinase (Dephospho-CoA kinase (CoaE) performs the final step in coenzyme A biosynthesis.): MIVLGIVGAPAGGKSTVAAALEKLGATWINADLVAREVLGRRNIQVELIAHFGDEIVDADGSIDRARLASKVFGEDDSSRAALRFLESVIHPPTRVEITHRLEQIESDTPRSSRTRVAILDVPLLFESHWDSSCDEIWYVDSSWETRLARARKRGWDAAELQKRESNQLSIEEKRRRSQRVIKNDGSLDDLYHQIERYWHDLTQSAGNLDTDSHGRCEND, encoded by the coding sequence ATGATTGTACTTGGCATTGTCGGAGCCCCTGCAGGAGGGAAGTCGACGGTTGCTGCTGCGCTCGAAAAACTCGGGGCAACCTGGATCAATGCGGACTTGGTGGCGCGCGAAGTGCTCGGCCGTCGCAACATACAAGTGGAGTTGATTGCTCACTTTGGCGATGAAATCGTCGACGCAGACGGATCGATCGATCGTGCTCGGTTGGCGTCCAAGGTATTTGGGGAGGATGATTCGAGTCGTGCGGCACTGCGATTTCTCGAATCGGTGATCCATCCACCGACTCGCGTTGAGATCACTCATCGGCTTGAGCAGATTGAGTCCGACACCCCTCGATCGAGCCGCACGCGAGTTGCAATTTTGGACGTCCCATTATTGTTCGAATCGCATTGGGACTCGAGTTGCGATGAAATTTGGTATGTCGACTCCTCCTGGGAAACACGACTTGCGCGTGCTCGGAAGCGTGGCTGGGACGCCGCAGAACTGCAAAAACGAGAATCGAACCAGCTTTCGATTGAGGAAAAACGGAGGCGTAGCCAACGAGTCATCAAGAATGATGGCAGTTTAGACGATCTGTACCACCAAATTGAACGCTATTGGCACGATTTGACCCAGTCGGCTGGAAATTTGGATACCGACTCCCACGGTCGCTGCGAAAACGATTAG
- the rho gene encoding transcription termination factor Rho — translation MQPNRPSNPHHPRGSNDRHSSTRDYRNKQHPSDRPRHPDKEVDQRIRELDAERDPLSLPEEIVSEANKSGEKVGIPTGIETSPPLNISQLQTMTTEQLDALAASDGIAPNTAGRQDLIFRILKNRMKINGLMFGEGTLEILPDGFGFLRSADYHYVSCPDDIYVSPSQIRRFGLQTGSHVAGQIRPPKENERYFALLRIEAVNRYDPMTRPQQKPFDELTPLHPDKRIMMEHDSKELSTRIVDMLTPIGFGQRGLIVSPPRAGKTVLMQQLARAVLQNYPEAYVFILLIDERPEEVTDMEREVRGPQCEVISSTFDEPAQRHIQVAQMVIEKAKRMVEVGTDVVIFLDSITRLARAHNSEGETTGKLLSGGLDAGALQKPKALFGSARKVEEGGSLTILATALVDTGSRMDDIIYEEFKGTGNLEIVLDRALVDRRLWPAIDIGHSGTRREEMLMDPEEYRRISALRRFFADQSPADVMQNLTTQLRKTQNNAEFLMSVKDVN, via the coding sequence ATGCAACCGAATCGGCCCTCGAACCCGCACCATCCGCGTGGTTCCAACGACAGACACAGCAGTACTCGCGACTACCGCAACAAACAACATCCTAGCGATCGTCCTCGCCATCCTGACAAGGAAGTGGACCAACGAATTCGCGAGCTCGATGCCGAACGTGACCCACTGTCACTGCCGGAAGAGATTGTCAGCGAAGCGAACAAGTCGGGTGAAAAAGTTGGCATCCCGACAGGCATCGAAACCTCGCCACCGCTAAACATCTCGCAATTGCAGACGATGACCACGGAGCAACTCGACGCTTTGGCTGCTTCCGACGGCATCGCTCCGAACACAGCGGGCCGTCAAGATTTGATTTTTCGCATCTTGAAGAATCGGATGAAAATCAACGGGCTGATGTTTGGTGAGGGTACGCTGGAGATTCTGCCCGACGGTTTTGGGTTTCTTCGCAGTGCGGACTACCATTACGTTTCCTGCCCCGACGACATCTACGTCTCACCCAGCCAAATTCGACGCTTTGGGTTGCAAACCGGAAGCCATGTGGCTGGCCAAATTCGTCCGCCTAAGGAGAATGAGCGATACTTTGCTCTGCTGAGAATCGAAGCCGTTAATCGCTATGACCCGATGACGCGACCTCAGCAAAAACCGTTTGACGAATTGACTCCACTGCATCCCGACAAGCGGATCATGATGGAGCACGATAGCAAGGAGTTGAGCACCCGGATCGTCGACATGTTGACGCCCATCGGCTTCGGACAACGTGGTTTGATCGTCAGTCCTCCGAGAGCAGGCAAGACGGTTTTGATGCAGCAATTGGCTCGCGCCGTACTGCAGAACTATCCCGAAGCCTATGTGTTCATCTTGCTGATCGACGAGCGACCCGAAGAGGTCACGGATATGGAACGCGAAGTCCGTGGCCCCCAGTGCGAAGTCATCAGCAGCACGTTCGATGAACCGGCCCAACGGCATATCCAAGTTGCTCAAATGGTGATCGAAAAAGCAAAGCGGATGGTCGAAGTCGGTACCGACGTGGTGATCTTTCTCGATTCAATCACCCGTTTGGCACGTGCCCATAACAGCGAAGGTGAGACGACTGGCAAATTGCTCAGTGGCGGCCTCGATGCAGGAGCGCTGCAGAAACCGAAGGCCCTGTTTGGATCAGCGCGCAAAGTGGAAGAGGGTGGTTCGTTGACGATCCTAGCGACCGCGCTTGTCGATACCGGAAGCCGTATGGATGATATCATCTACGAAGAGTTCAAAGGAACCGGCAACTTGGAAATCGTACTCGATCGCGCTTTAGTGGATCGTCGCCTCTGGCCCGCGATCGATATCGGACACAGCGGTACTCGCCGTGAAGAGATGCTGATGGACCCCGAAGAGTATCGTCGGATTTCTGCGCTGCGGCGATTCTTTGCGGATCAATCGCCAGCGGACGTGATGCAAAACCTAACGACCCAACTCCGCAAAACGCAAAATAACGCCGAATTTTTGATGAGTGTAAAAGATGTCAATTGA
- a CDS encoding ATP-dependent Clp protease adaptor ClpS codes for MSDYQAAVAEPEIAEPEVASPKQKPSQKQETKKQPRYSVILWDDADHSYDYVILMMKSLFRHPIETGFQIAKEVDASGKAICLTTTLEHAELKRDQVHAFGKDELIARCKGSMSCTIEPVSE; via the coding sequence ATGTCAGACTACCAAGCAGCCGTCGCGGAACCGGAGATCGCCGAACCCGAAGTTGCCAGTCCCAAACAAAAACCATCTCAAAAGCAAGAAACAAAAAAACAGCCTCGCTACAGTGTCATCCTCTGGGACGACGCCGATCATAGTTACGACTACGTCATCCTGATGATGAAGAGCCTGTTCCGACATCCGATCGAAACCGGGTTTCAAATCGCAAAAGAGGTTGACGCATCCGGCAAGGCAATCTGCTTGACGACCACCCTTGAGCATGCGGAACTAAAACGAGACCAGGTCCACGCATTTGGAAAAGACGAATTGATCGCCCGCTGCAAAGGCAGCATGTCGTGTACGATCGAACCGGTTAGCGAGTGA
- a CDS encoding vWA domain-containing protein, with protein sequence MRADSSSNPRSPNTRSTNTRSASDWQAIREERNRLERELIRVQGEAKVAELNAKAAELELQIECLTSQLEGAVSREPVIHRFASWQQLADVYEIDFLPSPHAVSEVETSLEPIEPKVESKSVAEEKVLRVDAGHAAVRAPVLHWKPEADKSAVSETDCPLEAPALEAPALEAAALDVAALEVTESPNDEVAPSKRRPLSLILSFLVHAVILFLFAMVTFSSTRPRDQVALSASTVSESSAEMETFSIESIEPVVEPSESFEPTESLVEEELNPIGDPVVTPPPISAVPAPTASIATMMQSHSNSASSLRMKRSNSDARMEFCGVDGGGNHFVYLVDSSGSMGSAFESARMELIRSIHQLKPHQRFYVIFYDSKPDFMRLSDPNQDEQRSVLATPQNKAAMQAWAMRITPDRGKNPNELLEFALDLRPDAIFLLSDGEFPQTTEDLLREKNRRQNLFGDGGIISIVHTIAYHSREGESRMQRIAEQNGGQYRYIPRPKP encoded by the coding sequence ATGCGTGCTGATTCAAGTTCCAACCCTCGCTCGCCAAACACCCGGTCAACAAACACCCGGTCAGCGAGCGATTGGCAAGCGATTCGCGAAGAACGCAACCGTTTGGAGAGAGAGCTGATCCGGGTGCAAGGGGAAGCCAAAGTGGCTGAGCTGAACGCTAAAGCAGCGGAATTGGAACTGCAAATCGAATGCTTAACGTCCCAGCTCGAAGGTGCTGTTTCAAGAGAACCTGTCATCCACCGTTTCGCCAGTTGGCAACAGCTAGCGGATGTGTACGAGATCGATTTCCTCCCTTCACCTCACGCGGTCTCCGAGGTGGAAACTTCGCTCGAACCAATCGAGCCGAAGGTAGAATCCAAATCCGTCGCCGAAGAAAAAGTACTCCGTGTCGATGCTGGCCATGCTGCGGTTCGTGCTCCTGTGTTGCATTGGAAACCCGAAGCGGATAAGAGTGCCGTAAGTGAGACGGATTGCCCACTCGAAGCCCCTGCACTCGAAGCCCCTGCACTCGAAGCCGCTGCACTCGATGTCGCTGCACTCGAAGTCACTGAAAGCCCGAATGATGAAGTGGCACCATCCAAGCGGCGTCCATTGTCACTAATCTTGAGTTTTCTCGTTCATGCGGTCATCCTTTTTCTATTTGCGATGGTGACATTTTCTTCCACCAGACCGAGGGATCAAGTCGCCTTATCCGCGTCGACCGTTTCGGAATCCAGTGCTGAGATGGAAACGTTTTCGATCGAATCGATTGAGCCGGTTGTTGAACCGTCCGAGTCATTCGAACCGACTGAAAGCCTTGTCGAAGAGGAGCTCAATCCAATTGGCGACCCGGTCGTGACGCCACCCCCAATCTCTGCGGTTCCAGCGCCAACGGCCTCGATTGCCACGATGATGCAGAGCCATTCGAATTCGGCGTCGTCGCTGAGGATGAAGCGTTCGAACTCTGACGCAAGGATGGAGTTTTGTGGCGTCGATGGTGGCGGTAACCATTTTGTATATTTGGTCGACAGTAGCGGCAGTATGGGATCGGCATTTGAATCGGCTCGAATGGAATTGATTCGCTCGATCCATCAATTGAAGCCGCACCAAAGGTTCTACGTCATCTTCTATGACTCGAAACCGGACTTCATGCGTTTGAGCGATCCGAATCAAGATGAACAGCGGAGTGTCTTGGCGACGCCGCAGAACAAAGCGGCGATGCAAGCCTGGGCCATGCGGATCACGCCTGATCGAGGCAAGAACCCCAATGAGCTGTTGGAGTTTGCACTCGACTTGCGGCCCGATGCGATCTTCTTGCTTTCCGACGGCGAGTTTCCTCAAACGACGGAGGACTTATTGCGTGAAAAGAATCGTCGGCAAAACTTGTTCGGTGATGGAGGGATCATTAGCATCGTTCATACGATTGCCTATCACAGCCGCGAGGGGGAAAGCAGGATGCAGCGGATCGCCGAACAAAATGGAGGCCAATATCGATACATCCCCCGTCCGAAGCCGTAA
- the rpiB gene encoding ribose 5-phosphate isomerase B produces MTDTLANPTPLRIAIGGDHAGFPLKKMIVERFGNVADSLVDCGTASEASCDYPDFAIAVAKELLSGRADKGVIVCGSGVGVSVAANKIAGIRAAICHDTYSAHQGVEHDDMNVLCIGGRVIGPELAFEIVAAFLNAKYTPEDRHARRLEKVIAIEKNGI; encoded by the coding sequence ATGACCGATACACTTGCTAATCCCACGCCCCTTCGCATTGCCATTGGTGGCGACCATGCCGGTTTTCCGCTCAAAAAAATGATCGTCGAGCGATTCGGCAACGTCGCTGATTCCCTGGTCGATTGCGGTACGGCGAGTGAAGCAAGCTGCGATTATCCTGACTTTGCTATCGCAGTCGCCAAAGAACTACTCAGCGGCCGAGCCGACAAGGGCGTGATCGTTTGCGGTAGTGGTGTCGGTGTCAGCGTTGCGGCCAACAAAATCGCTGGTATCCGAGCCGCGATTTGTCACGATACCTACTCGGCCCACCAAGGCGTTGAGCATGACGATATGAATGTGTTGTGCATCGGTGGTCGAGTGATCGGTCCCGAATTAGCCTTCGAAATCGTAGCCGCTTTTTTGAATGCCAAATACACCCCTGAAGACCGCCATGCACGCCGGCTCGAAAAAGTAATCGCGATTGAGAAGAACGGGATCTAA
- the xerD gene encoding site-specific tyrosine recombinase XerD: protein MAKRPTKLQMLAQTGSPEKTCQATQSICSDFLDYLRSECHLAANTIDAYGRDMKRFTAHVADRKLNQLSISDLSDYIASLSSEGLAPASIARNVVATRTFFKYLQLEGIVEANPAELIVTQKMWQRMPGVLSRRQVEEFLRSPRKSDAYWQRDVAMLEVLYATGCRASEVCSLRVRDLSLAEKHLKCEGKGGKQRMVPIGTRAIKAIERYCEEIRGKLAAKSPHPPEPLFLSRSGQALDRIQLWRLVKFYAKRVGIDPAISPHSLRHSFATHLLAGGADLRHVQEMLGHASIQTTQIYTHVEHSRLKKVHQSFHPRA, encoded by the coding sequence ATGGCAAAACGCCCCACAAAACTGCAAATGCTTGCCCAAACGGGCTCGCCCGAAAAAACATGCCAAGCGACGCAGTCGATTTGCAGCGACTTTTTGGACTACTTGCGGAGCGAATGCCATTTGGCAGCCAATACGATCGACGCCTATGGACGCGATATGAAACGGTTTACCGCTCATGTTGCGGACCGCAAACTCAATCAATTGTCGATTAGCGATTTGTCCGACTACATCGCGTCGCTTTCCAGTGAAGGGCTTGCCCCAGCATCGATCGCTCGAAACGTGGTCGCGACGCGGACGTTCTTTAAGTACCTACAGCTCGAAGGGATCGTCGAAGCAAATCCAGCCGAATTGATCGTTACCCAGAAAATGTGGCAACGGATGCCCGGCGTCTTGTCACGCAGGCAAGTGGAAGAATTTCTGCGCTCGCCAAGAAAATCAGATGCCTATTGGCAGCGAGATGTGGCGATGCTAGAAGTTCTTTATGCGACCGGTTGCCGAGCCTCCGAGGTTTGCTCGCTCCGCGTTCGTGATCTGTCGTTGGCGGAAAAACATCTGAAGTGCGAAGGAAAAGGGGGCAAGCAACGTATGGTGCCAATCGGCACACGAGCGATCAAGGCGATCGAGCGATACTGCGAAGAAATTCGCGGAAAGCTAGCTGCCAAAAGCCCGCATCCTCCCGAACCACTGTTCCTGTCGAGAAGTGGTCAAGCTCTTGACCGTATTCAGCTTTGGAGACTCGTGAAATTCTATGCCAAGCGAGTCGGGATCGACCCGGCCATTAGTCCTCACAGCCTACGACACAGTTTTGCCACCCACCTGTTGGCAGGCGGAGCCGATTTACGGCATGTCCAGGAAATGCTCGGCCACGCCAGTATCCAGACAACTCAAATCTACACGCACGTCGAGCATTCGCGACTCAAGAAGGTCCATCAAAGTTTCCATCCCCGAGCGTAA
- the galE gene encoding UDP-glucose 4-epimerase GalE: MNVLVVGGAGYIGSHAVRLLIDAGHTVTVFDNLSRGHRAAVPEGMLVEGQLSDRDLVVKTLRDKNIDAVMHFAAFALVNESVNDPALYYRNNVIDAVELLDAMREADVKKIVFSSTTATYGEPEIVPIPETTPQNPINPYGFTKLVFEHALADYASAYGFGYAALRYFNAAGARPDGSIGEDHDPESHLIPLVLQVALGQRESITIFGDDYETEDGTCVRDYIHVDDLGSAHLLALEKIELGKGIRVNLGTGRGTSVREIVEACREVTGHPIPEKMGDRREGDPPKLVADARLAKELLGWEPKYMDVKSMVETAWKWHQSHPHGYAK; the protein is encoded by the coding sequence ATGAATGTTCTAGTGGTAGGTGGTGCGGGCTATATCGGTTCGCACGCAGTCCGTTTGCTGATTGACGCTGGCCATACGGTTACCGTCTTCGACAATTTGTCCCGTGGCCATCGAGCGGCCGTTCCCGAAGGGATGCTCGTCGAAGGTCAATTGTCGGATCGCGACTTGGTCGTCAAGACACTACGCGACAAGAACATTGATGCCGTGATGCACTTTGCCGCATTTGCCTTGGTCAACGAATCCGTCAACGATCCGGCACTTTACTACCGCAACAACGTCATCGATGCCGTCGAACTTCTTGATGCGATGCGAGAGGCTGACGTCAAGAAGATTGTCTTTAGCAGCACGACAGCTACCTATGGTGAACCGGAGATCGTGCCGATCCCGGAAACAACTCCGCAAAATCCGATCAATCCCTATGGGTTCACGAAACTCGTTTTCGAGCATGCACTGGCGGACTACGCTTCAGCCTACGGATTTGGCTACGCGGCACTTCGCTACTTCAACGCAGCCGGTGCACGACCGGATGGCTCGATCGGCGAAGACCACGATCCTGAATCGCATCTCATCCCCTTGGTGCTGCAAGTTGCATTGGGGCAACGTGAGTCGATCACGATTTTCGGAGACGATTACGAGACCGAAGATGGCACCTGCGTTCGCGACTACATTCACGTTGATGATTTAGGGAGCGCCCACCTTTTGGCACTCGAAAAGATCGAGCTTGGCAAAGGGATTCGAGTCAATCTTGGAACCGGACGTGGAACGAGCGTACGCGAGATTGTCGAAGCATGCCGCGAAGTGACAGGCCATCCGATTCCTGAAAAGATGGGTGACCGTCGCGAAGGCGATCCACCAAAATTGGTCGCCGATGCCCGCTTAGCCAAAGAGCTGCTAGGCTGGGAACCAAAATACATGGATGTTAAATCGATGGTCGAAACCGCATGGAAGTGGCACCAATCGCATCCGCACGGGTATGCGAAGTAG
- a CDS encoding universal stress protein: protein MTNVVLAIDGSEQAEHAASFLCQLPLPKPVKVTLVSNVFIPSYEDETIDPLGRDFRQHQEEETKQFHDRATSILGDFADSIERKVVHGHIGHSIVKTGEDAHADIIVMGAKGHSQIARMLLGSTSDYVATHAKCNVIVVRGKSDSAATATPPTRPLNFTIALNETSASDAACAEIEKLDWNPDTSLNLLTVVPLFQSFSQDLMPNIVEYRAEQRTAAMRYLEKARDRFEKTSHHISLDIIESPHVGESIVNEVEQRESDMVVVGDSERSTITRMLLGSTSRFVLRHAQCTVWVARTNR, encoded by the coding sequence ATGACGAACGTAGTTTTGGCAATCGATGGGTCTGAGCAAGCTGAACATGCGGCTAGCTTTCTGTGCCAGTTGCCGCTCCCCAAACCAGTCAAAGTAACCCTTGTATCGAATGTCTTCATCCCTTCGTATGAAGACGAAACGATCGACCCACTTGGTCGGGATTTTCGTCAGCATCAGGAGGAGGAGACGAAACAATTTCACGATCGTGCAACATCCATTCTTGGCGATTTTGCCGATTCGATCGAGCGAAAGGTCGTTCATGGACACATCGGCCATAGCATCGTCAAGACGGGCGAAGACGCTCATGCCGACATAATCGTGATGGGAGCGAAGGGGCACTCTCAAATCGCTCGCATGTTGCTCGGTAGCACAAGCGATTATGTTGCCACGCATGCTAAATGCAACGTTATCGTCGTACGAGGCAAATCGGATTCAGCAGCGACGGCCACCCCACCGACCCGTCCGCTGAACTTCACGATCGCCCTCAATGAAACGAGTGCTTCCGATGCCGCGTGTGCGGAAATTGAAAAGTTGGATTGGAATCCGGACACATCGTTGAATCTATTGACCGTCGTTCCATTGTTTCAAAGTTTCAGCCAAGACCTGATGCCCAACATTGTTGAATACCGAGCGGAACAGCGAACCGCAGCGATGCGATACCTAGAAAAAGCTCGTGATCGGTTCGAGAAAACCAGCCATCATATTTCTCTCGACATCATCGAATCACCTCACGTCGGCGAATCGATTGTCAATGAAGTCGAGCAGCGCGAAAGCGACATGGTCGTCGTCGGTGATTCCGAACGCAGCACGATCACACGGATGCTGCTCGGCAGCACCTCGCGGTTCGTCTTGCGACATGCCCAGTGTACTGTATGGGTCGCGCGCACGAATCGTTGA
- a CDS encoding dipeptidase — protein sequence MNLSNILNTLDTSSERHLDELCQWLKIPSVSSDSMHRSDVADAAKWVAEKLKKAGMATEILPTDGHPLVIAETPAVPGAPVALVYGHYDVQPAEPLADWISGAFEPTIRDGNLYARGATDDKGQVLTHIQSVCDWLATGEPLPLQIKFLIEGEEEVGSENLERLLPGLSDRLACDCVVISDSSQYAKDKPAITYGLRGIATYELEIRGPSQDLHSGSFGGAVMNPAIALCHLLSSIVDSKGRIQIEGYYDDVQELSAAERTAWSNLAHSDEAFAKEIGVDALFGEEGFTTNERRWGRPTFDINGLTSGHQGEGVKTIIPAFASAKISFRLVPNQDPKKLTKALQAHIDKHLPTGVKVTLSPDHGAAGMAADPQSRYAEAASRAIESAFGTPPVLIREGGSIPIVSRFQDVLQCDCLLLGWGLSDDKPHSPNEKFCVQDYHRGIKASAMLWAELGSLRKGV from the coding sequence ATGAATTTATCGAATATCTTAAACACGCTGGACACTTCGTCCGAGCGTCATCTCGACGAGTTGTGCCAGTGGCTGAAAATCCCTAGCGTTAGTAGCGATTCGATGCATCGATCGGATGTTGCCGATGCCGCGAAATGGGTCGCCGAAAAATTGAAAAAAGCAGGGATGGCAACGGAGATTCTGCCAACGGACGGACATCCGCTGGTGATCGCTGAAACCCCAGCCGTCCCCGGTGCTCCGGTCGCATTGGTGTACGGACACTACGATGTTCAGCCAGCCGAACCGTTGGCTGATTGGATTAGCGGTGCCTTCGAACCGACGATCCGCGATGGCAATTTGTATGCTCGAGGGGCCACCGATGACAAAGGCCAAGTGCTGACGCACATCCAAAGCGTTTGCGATTGGTTGGCGACTGGCGAGCCATTGCCTTTGCAAATCAAATTTCTGATCGAAGGCGAAGAAGAGGTTGGTAGCGAAAACCTCGAACGGTTATTGCCCGGCCTTTCGGATCGTTTAGCCTGCGACTGCGTTGTGATTAGTGATAGCAGCCAATATGCCAAGGACAAACCCGCGATCACCTACGGGCTACGGGGCATTGCGACGTACGAACTTGAAATCCGCGGCCCCAGCCAAGATTTGCATAGCGGTTCGTTCGGTGGTGCTGTGATGAATCCCGCCATCGCTCTTTGTCATTTACTCTCATCGATCGTCGATTCAAAGGGACGAATCCAAATCGAAGGCTATTACGATGATGTGCAAGAACTAAGCGCCGCGGAACGAACGGCATGGTCAAACCTGGCCCACAGCGACGAAGCGTTCGCAAAGGAAATTGGCGTCGACGCCCTGTTCGGCGAAGAAGGTTTTACGACCAATGAGCGGCGTTGGGGCCGGCCTACGTTCGATATCAACGGATTGACCTCGGGTCATCAAGGCGAAGGCGTCAAGACGATCATTCCCGCATTTGCGTCCGCCAAAATCAGTTTCCGCTTGGTGCCAAATCAAGATCCCAAGAAGTTGACCAAGGCCCTGCAAGCTCACATCGACAAACACTTGCCCACGGGAGTGAAGGTGACGCTGTCGCCAGACCACGGTGCTGCGGGGATGGCTGCGGATCCACAAAGCCGTTATGCAGAAGCCGCTTCACGGGCGATCGAATCCGCCTTCGGCACGCCACCAGTACTGATTCGTGAAGGTGGCTCGATTCCGATCGTGTCCCGATTTCAAGATGTACTCCAGTGCGATTGTTTGCTATTGGGATGGGGGTTGTCCGACGACAAGCCTCATAGTCCCAACGAAAAATTTTGTGTCCAAGATTATCATCGCGGCATCAAAGCGTCCGCCATGCTATGGGCTGAACTAGGCTCTCTCCGGAAAGGGGTCTGA
- the ribH gene encoding 6,7-dimethyl-8-ribityllumazine synthase, with translation MSIERTGLDGDLPNGTIAVIASRYNPAICDSLVQAAVKTLLEAGFETHQVIVVRVPGAWELPLVSKKMIAKAGVIGVVTLGCVIKGETTHDEHINRAVSTSLMQLSLDTEIPIGFGLLTCNTVEQALQRSGGNVGNKGEEAAGAVVELLRLTAKL, from the coding sequence ATGTCAATTGAACGAACCGGTCTGGATGGCGATTTACCAAACGGCACGATTGCGGTGATCGCGAGCCGCTACAATCCCGCCATTTGCGATTCGTTGGTCCAAGCGGCTGTGAAGACGTTGCTCGAAGCAGGCTTTGAAACGCACCAAGTCATCGTCGTCCGCGTGCCTGGAGCTTGGGAACTGCCACTCGTTTCGAAAAAAATGATTGCGAAGGCTGGGGTGATCGGCGTTGTCACACTCGGCTGCGTGATCAAGGGCGAAACGACTCACGACGAGCATATCAATCGCGCCGTCAGTACGTCGCTGATGCAACTGTCGCTCGATACCGAGATACCCATCGGCTTCGGCTTGCTGACATGCAATACCGTCGAGCAAGCGTTGCAGCGCAGCGGGGGAAACGTTGGCAACAAGGGCGAGGAAGCGGCTGGAGCGGTTGTCGAATTGTTGCGATTGACAGCGAAACTCTAA
- the serS gene encoding serine--tRNA ligase, with amino-acid sequence MLDRKYIVQNEEAVKQNCKRRGVVCDIEKLVALESDRLAKLQLAEDLNRQANEVSKKIGPAKDNEERQKWIEQGRSLREQKEAAQAARDELEAQILELQTVIPNMTHPAAPTGGEEDANELSFGKTPKPAFDFKPLDHLELGEKHDLFDFEAGARVAGAGFYFLRNAAVRIDLALQQFAVSFLADRGFTPVTTPDLALTSVLHGTGFNPRGPETQIYSIENTELNLVATAEIPLGGMMSGQTLDLEDLPLRLCGLSHCFRTEAGAAGRASKGLYRVHQFTKVEMFAFAAPDQSDAIHEEMRSLECELFDTLEVPYRVIDTASGDLGGPAYRKYDLEAWMPGRGEAGEWGEVTSTSNCTDYQARRLNVRFKRPKQKGTEFVHTLNGTAVATGRAMIAILENHQKADGSINIPKVLRPWVGCDVL; translated from the coding sequence ATGCTCGACCGTAAATACATTGTCCAAAACGAAGAAGCTGTCAAACAGAATTGCAAACGCCGCGGTGTCGTCTGTGATATCGAAAAACTCGTTGCATTGGAGTCGGATCGTTTAGCCAAGCTTCAATTGGCCGAAGATTTGAATCGGCAAGCGAACGAGGTAAGCAAGAAGATCGGCCCAGCCAAGGATAACGAGGAACGCCAGAAATGGATTGAACAAGGCCGATCATTACGAGAGCAAAAAGAGGCCGCCCAAGCGGCTCGTGATGAACTTGAAGCCCAAATTCTCGAACTGCAAACCGTCATTCCCAACATGACGCACCCTGCTGCACCGACAGGCGGCGAGGAGGACGCAAACGAATTGTCGTTTGGGAAAACTCCCAAGCCAGCGTTCGATTTTAAACCGCTTGATCATCTAGAACTGGGCGAAAAACATGACTTGTTCGATTTCGAAGCGGGAGCACGCGTCGCCGGTGCAGGGTTCTATTTCCTCCGAAACGCAGCCGTGCGAATCGATCTGGCACTGCAACAATTCGCCGTTAGCTTCTTGGCCGATCGCGGGTTCACTCCGGTGACGACTCCCGATTTGGCGCTCACCAGTGTGCTGCATGGTACCGGGTTCAACCCGCGCGGTCCGGAAACACAGATCTATAGTATCGAGAATACGGAATTGAATCTGGTTGCAACCGCCGAAATTCCGCTCGGTGGAATGATGTCGGGGCAAACGCTCGATCTGGAGGATTTGCCGCTACGGCTATGCGGGCTCAGCCACTGTTTCCGCACCGAAGCGGGTGCGGCAGGCCGAGCATCAAAGGGGTTGTACCGAGTCCATCAATTCACAAAAGTCGAGATGTTTGCGTTTGCAGCACCCGATCAAAGCGATGCGATTCACGAGGAAATGCGGTCGCTCGAGTGCGAACTCTTCGATACACTCGAGGTTCCCTACCGCGTGATCGATACCGCAAGCGGTGATCTTGGCGGCCCAGCGTACCGCAAGTACGATTTGGAAGCGTGGATGCCAGGGCGTGGTGAAGCGGGTGAGTGGGGCGAGGTGACCAGTACGAGTAATTGCACCGACTACCAAGCTCGCCGCTTGAACGTTCGCTTCAAGCGACCGAAACAGAAGGGGACGGAGTTCGTTCACACGCTCAACGGTACCGCTGTCGCGACCGGCCGAGCGATGATCGCGATATTGGAAAACCACCAAAAAGCGGATGGCTCGATCAACATCCCTAAAGTGCTTCGGCCTTGGGTCGGTTGCGACGTGTTGTAG